From a single Xiphophorus maculatus strain JP 163 A chromosome 5, X_maculatus-5.0-male, whole genome shotgun sequence genomic region:
- the LOC102219117 gene encoding RING finger protein 150 has translation MAPSLLRACRSLAVWTWLLSFCFVQLLCLDFTAAEKEEWYTAFVNITYLDPVSSEVRTEKTECGRYGEHSPKREARGRVLIPGLPQDRQGCDPNVRFPPVPQNTAWVALVAEGNCTFREKIRNAANSNASAVVIYNSANDTITMPHSDTGDIVAIMIPEPKGREIVNLLEQRFVVVMHISVGTRNLQKYVSRTSVVFVSISFIVLMIISLAWLVFYYIQRFRYANARDRNQRRLGDAAKKAISKLQVRTLKKGDKETEPDFDNCAVCIECYKPNDVVRILPCRHVFHKHCVDPWLQDHRTCPMCKINILKALGIPFSADCTNETPPDYETSVGGPLTNPISAASEITVNESSVVLDPVGRVIDLHQLHHYQETMSQAGQSHIIASCENQPPMSSDSDTSAILSVDASVSEADFPLEQERDDAKSRDNTC, from the exons ATGGCTCCGTCCCTCCTCCGAGCCTGCCGCAGTCTGGCTGTGTGGACCTGGCTGCTGTCCTTCTGCTTCGTCCAGCTGCTCTGCCTGGACTTCACGGCTGCAGAGAAGGAGGAGTGGTACACGGCCTTCGTCAACATCACCTACCTGGACCCCGTTTCCTCGGAGGTCCGGACGGAGAAGACCGAGTGCGGCCGGTACGGGGAGCACTCGCCCAAGAGAGAAGCCAGAGGTCGGGTTCTGATTCCCGGCCTCCCGCAGGACAGACAGGGCTGCGACCCGAACGTCCGCTTTCCCCCGGTTCCCCAGAACACGGCCTGGGTGGCGCTGGTGGCTGAGGGAAACTGCACATTTAGAGAGAAAATCCGCAACGCCGCAAACAGCAACGCGTCTGCGGTTGTTATATACAACAGTGCCAACGACACCATCACGATGCCCCACTCAG ATACAGGCGACATCGTGGCTATCATGATCCCTGAACCTAAAGGTCGGGAGATTGTGAATTTACTGGAGCAGCGCTTTGTGGTGGTGATGCACATCAGTGTGGGAACCCGCAACCTGCAGAAATATGTGAGCAGAACGTCTGTGGTGTTTGTCTCCATCTCCTTCATCGTCCTCATGATCATCTCACTCGCCTGGCTCGTGTTCTACTACATCCAGAGGTTCCGCTACGCTAACGCACGAGACCGCAACCAG AGGCGTTTGGGAGATGCTGCTAAAAAGGCCATAAGTAAGCTTCAAGTGCGCACTTTAAAGAAAGGAGACAAG GAAACTGAGCCAGACTTTGACAACTGTGCAGTTTGCATTGAATGCTACAAACCTAATGACGTTGTGAGGATATTACCCTGCAG ACACGTCTTCCATAAACACTGTGTAGATCCGTGGCTGCAAGACCACAGAACGTGTCCgatgtgcaaaataaacatcctgAAAGCTCTGGGAATTCCT TTCAGTGCTGACTGCACCAATGAGACTCCCCCAGATTACGAGACAAGTGTTGGGGGTCCTCTGACCAATCCCATCAGTGCTGCGAGTGAAATCACAGTCAATGAAAGTTCAGTGGTGCTGGATCCTGTGGGAAGGGTGATAGATCTGCATCAACTCCATCATTACCAAGAAACGATGTCGCAGGCAGGACAGAGCCACATTATTGCAAGCT GTGAGAACCAGCCTCCGATGAGCAGCGATTCAGACACGTCTGCTATCCTGAGTGTTGATGCCAGCGTGTCAGAAGCAGACTTTCCTTTGGAGCAGGAGCGCGATGACGCAAAGTCCCGGGACAATACATGTTGA
- the znf330 gene encoding zinc finger protein 330, with the protein MPKKKTGARKKAENRKEREKQIRANREHVEVAKHPCNVNMECDKCQRKQKNRAFCYFCNSVQKLPVCAQCGKTKCMKASDCVIKHPGIHSTGMAMVGAVCDFCEAWVCHGRKCLSTHACSCPLADADCIECERGVWDHGGRIFRCSFCRNFLCEDDQFEHQASCQILQAETFKCVSCNRLGQHSCLRCKACYCDDHAKSKVFKQEKGKAPPCPKCGHETQETKDLSMSTRTLKFGRQAGGDDDDDYEGASGYDAYWKNLAAGGSRQDDYGDDDDDDDEEEEDDGYEEDDEEEEDEGEEEDETASESLAELKIDGTAA; encoded by the exons ATGCCCAAAAAGAAAACCGGAGCCAGGAAAAAGGCGGAGAAccgcaaagagagagagaaacagatcCGAGCCAACAGGGAGCATGTGGAAGTGGCCAAACACCCCTGCAACGTGAACATG gaaTGTGACAAATGTCAGCG GAAGCAGAAGAACAGGGCATTCTGCTACTTCTGTAACTCTGTGCAGAAGCTGCCTGTCTGCGCTCAGTGtg gtAAAACTAAGTGCATGAAGGCTTCAGATTGTGTTATCAAGCATCCAGGGATCCACAGCACAGGAATGGCCATGGTG GGGGCAGTGTGTGACTTCTGTGAAGCCTGGGTCTGCCACGGTAGGAAATGTCTGAGCACCCACGCCTGCTCGTGTCCTCTGGCCGACGCCGACTGCATCGAGTGCGAGCGTGGAGTCTGGGATCACG GAGGTCGGATTTTCCGCTGTTCCTTCTGTCGGAATTTTTTATGTGAGGATGATCAATTTGAGCACCAGGCCAGCTGTCAAATCCTACAGGCAGAAACCTTTAAAT GTGTTTCCTGTAACAGACTGGGACAACACTCGTGCCTGCGCTGTAAG GCCTGTTACTGTGACGACCATGCCAAGAGTAAAGTGTTCAAACAGGAGAAAGGCAAGGCTCCACCTTGTCCGAAGTGCGGCCATGAGACCCAGGAGACTAAAGACCTCAGCATGTCCA CTCGCACCTTGAAGTTCGGTCGGCAGGCCGGCGGCGATGACGACGACGACTACGAGGGCGCGTCCGGGTACGACGCCTACTGGAAGAACCTGGCAGCTGGAGGAAGCCGACAAGACGACTATGGcgatgatgatgacgacgacgatgaggaagaggaggatgacgGGTATGAGGAGGATGAcgaagaggaagaagatgaaggtgaagaggaggatgaaacTGCTTCGGAGTCTCTGGCTGAGCTGAAGATAGATGGCACTGCAGCCTAA